From one Streptomyces sp. SCSIO 30461 genomic stretch:
- a CDS encoding dipeptide ABC transporter ATP-binding protein translates to MAETSKKDEAVDATPNVAEAEKVGTGSEAEAVAAIEAPAGRGEPILQVRNLVKHFPLTQGILFKKQIGAVKAVDGVSFDLYQGETLGIVGESGCGKSTVAKLLMSLERATAGEVFYKGQDITRLSGRALKAVRRNIQMVFQDPYTSLNPRMTVGDIIGEPFDIHPEVAPRGDRRRKVQELLDVVGLNPEYINRYPHQFSGGQRQRIGIARGLALNPEIIICDEPVSALDVSVQAQVINLMEKLQDEFNLSYVFIAHDLSIVRHISDRVGVMYLGKMAEIGTDVQIYDHPTHPYTQALLSAVPVPDPQAREGRERIILAGDVPSPANPPSGCRFRTRCWKAQDKCATDVPLLAIPERFQGSDSHAAHESACHFAEEKDVVHAS, encoded by the coding sequence ATGGCTGAGACCAGCAAGAAGGATGAGGCCGTGGACGCGACCCCGAACGTCGCCGAGGCCGAGAAGGTCGGCACGGGCAGCGAGGCCGAGGCCGTGGCAGCCATCGAGGCCCCGGCCGGCCGGGGTGAGCCGATCCTCCAGGTGCGCAACCTGGTCAAGCACTTCCCGCTGACCCAGGGCATCCTCTTCAAGAAGCAGATCGGCGCGGTCAAGGCCGTGGACGGGGTCTCCTTCGACCTCTACCAGGGCGAGACCCTCGGCATCGTGGGCGAGTCCGGCTGCGGCAAGTCCACGGTCGCCAAGCTGCTGATGTCTCTGGAGAGGGCGACGGCCGGCGAGGTCTTCTACAAGGGCCAGGACATCACCCGGCTGTCGGGCCGTGCGCTGAAGGCGGTCCGCCGGAACATCCAGATGGTGTTCCAGGACCCGTACACCTCGCTCAACCCGCGTATGACGGTCGGCGACATCATCGGCGAGCCCTTCGACATCCACCCCGAGGTGGCCCCGAGGGGCGACCGGCGCCGCAAGGTGCAGGAGCTGCTCGACGTCGTCGGTCTGAACCCGGAGTACATCAACCGGTACCCGCACCAGTTCTCGGGCGGTCAGCGCCAGCGCATCGGCATCGCCCGCGGCCTGGCGCTCAACCCCGAGATCATCATCTGCGACGAGCCCGTCTCGGCGCTCGATGTCTCGGTGCAGGCGCAGGTCATCAACCTGATGGAGAAGCTCCAGGACGAGTTCAACCTGTCCTACGTCTTCATCGCGCACGACCTGTCGATCGTCCGGCACATCTCCGACCGGGTCGGCGTGATGTACCTGGGCAAGATGGCCGAGATCGGCACCGACGTGCAGATCTACGACCACCCGACGCACCCCTACACCCAGGCGCTGCTGTCCGCCGTCCCGGTGCCCGACCCTCAGGCCCGCGAGGGACGCGAGCGCATCATCCTCGCCGGGGACGTCCCGTCCCCGGCGAACCCGCCGTCCGGCTGCCGCTTCCGCACCCGCTGCTGGAAGGCGCAGGACAAGTGCGCCACCGACGTGCCGCTGCTGGCGATCCCCGAGCGCTTCCAAGGCTCGGACTCGCACGCCGCGCACGAGTCGGCGTGCCACTTCGCCGAGGAGAAGGACGTGGTGCACGCCTCCTGA
- a CDS encoding ABC transporter substrate-binding protein has product MRPVVQATSATRAAVALALALAAVGCGGGGGSGGGADGIVSSSWGDPQNPLEPANTNEVQGGKVLDLIFRGLKRYDPKTGEAQDMLAEKIATTDSTTFAITVKDGWTFSNGEPVTAESFVDAWNYGAHLRNNQRNAYFFGYIQGYDQVHPESGEPTARTLSGLKVTGPRTFTVTLSQKFSTWPETLGYAAFAPLPKSFFTDHDAWLAKPVGNGPYAVDSYAKGSRMSLRRWDAYPGDDKAMNGGVDLVVYTDSNTAYTDLTAGNLDLADDIPASQLKHVQSDLSDRYINTPAGIIQTLAFPYYDPAWNKPGQEKVRQGLSMAINRRQITDKIFMKTRTPARDWTSPVLGPDGGYDDALCGTYCTYDPRRAKQLIAEGGGIPGGRLTITYNADSGSHKEWVDAVCHSINNALDNHRACTSSPVGTFADYRNQISQAKLVGPFRAGWQMDYPLIQNFLQPLYYTNASSNDGKWTNEEFDRLVDQANAETDPAKAIDTFKRAETVVRDQMASIPLWYQNGSAGYSDRISNVQLNQFSVPVYNEIKVSG; this is encoded by the coding sequence ATGCGCCCAGTCGTGCAGGCCACATCCGCCACGCGGGCCGCTGTCGCGCTCGCCCTCGCGCTCGCCGCGGTGGGCTGCGGCGGTGGGGGTGGCAGCGGCGGCGGCGCCGACGGGATCGTGAGTTCGTCGTGGGGTGATCCGCAGAATCCGCTGGAGCCGGCGAACACCAACGAGGTCCAGGGCGGCAAGGTCCTGGACCTGATCTTCCGAGGCCTCAAGCGCTACGACCCGAAGACCGGCGAGGCACAGGACATGCTCGCCGAGAAGATCGCCACCACGGACTCCACCACCTTCGCCATCACCGTCAAGGACGGCTGGACCTTCTCCAACGGAGAGCCCGTCACCGCGGAGTCCTTCGTGGACGCCTGGAACTATGGTGCCCATCTGCGGAACAACCAGCGCAACGCCTATTTCTTCGGCTACATCCAGGGGTACGACCAGGTCCACCCCGAATCCGGTGAACCCACCGCCCGGACCCTTTCGGGGCTCAAGGTCACCGGCCCGCGGACCTTCACCGTGACGCTCAGCCAGAAGTTCTCCACCTGGCCCGAGACCCTCGGCTACGCCGCCTTCGCGCCGCTGCCGAAGAGCTTCTTCACCGACCATGACGCCTGGCTCGCCAAGCCCGTCGGAAACGGTCCGTACGCCGTCGACTCCTACGCCAAGGGCTCGCGCATGTCCCTGCGCCGCTGGGACGCCTATCCCGGCGACGACAAGGCCATGAACGGCGGTGTCGACCTCGTGGTCTACACCGACAGCAACACCGCCTACACCGACCTGACGGCCGGGAACCTCGACCTCGCCGACGACATCCCCGCCTCCCAGCTCAAGCATGTGCAGTCCGACCTCAGCGACCGCTACATCAACACCCCCGCGGGCATCATCCAGACCCTGGCCTTCCCCTACTACGACCCGGCCTGGAACAAGCCCGGCCAGGAGAAGGTGCGCCAGGGCCTTTCCATGGCGATCAACCGCCGGCAGATCACCGACAAGATCTTCATGAAGACCCGCACCCCCGCCAGGGACTGGACCTCCCCCGTGCTCGGGCCCGACGGGGGCTATGACGACGCGCTCTGCGGCACGTACTGCACCTACGACCCGAGGCGGGCGAAGCAGCTGATCGCCGAGGGCGGCGGTATTCCGGGCGGCCGGCTGACGATCACGTACAACGCGGACAGCGGCTCGCACAAGGAGTGGGTCGACGCAGTCTGCCACTCCATCAACAACGCTCTCGACAACCACCGGGCCTGCACCAGCAGCCCGGTCGGCACCTTCGCCGACTACCGCAACCAGATCAGCCAGGCCAAGCTGGTCGGCCCCTTCCGGGCAGGCTGGCAGATGGACTACCCGCTCATCCAGAACTTCCTCCAGCCGCTCTACTACACCAACGCCTCGTCCAACGACGGCAAGTGGACGAACGAGGAGTTCGACCGGCTGGTCGACCAGGCCAACGCCGAGACCGACCCCGCCAAGGCCATCGACACCTTCAAGCGGGCCGAGACCGTCGTACGCGACCAGATGGCATCGATTCCGCTCTGGTACCAGAACGGCAGCGCCGGCTACTCGGACCGGATCAGCAATGTCCAGCTGAACCAGTTCAGCGTCCCCGTCTACAACGAGATCAAGGTGTCCGGCTGA
- a CDS encoding ABC transporter permease, translated as MGRYVIRRLLQMIPVFFGATLLIFLMVNVMGDPIAGLCGERQCDPATAAQLRKEFGLDQPLWQQYATYMGNVFTGDFGTAFNGQPVTELMGTAFPVTIRLTLVAIFFEIVIGVGLGVLTGLRRGRPVDTSVLLLTLVVISVPTFVTGLLLQLLLGVEWGWIKPSVSSDALLGELIVPGLVLASVSLAYVTRLTRTSIAENRRADYVRTAIAKGLPRRRVIGRHLLRNSLIPVVTFIGADIGALMGGAIVTERIFNIHGVGYQLYQGILRQNIQTVVGFVTVLVLVFLLVNLLVDLLYAVLDPRIRYA; from the coding sequence ATGGGACGCTACGTGATCCGCCGCCTGCTCCAGATGATCCCCGTCTTCTTCGGCGCCACGCTGCTGATCTTCCTGATGGTGAACGTGATGGGCGACCCCATCGCCGGACTGTGCGGAGAGCGGCAGTGCGACCCGGCGACCGCCGCCCAGCTGCGCAAGGAATTCGGCCTCGACCAGCCTCTATGGCAGCAGTACGCGACCTACATGGGCAACGTCTTCACCGGTGACTTCGGCACCGCCTTCAACGGACAGCCCGTCACCGAGCTGATGGGCACCGCCTTCCCGGTCACCATCAGGCTCACCCTCGTCGCGATCTTCTTCGAGATCGTCATCGGCGTCGGTCTGGGCGTGCTCACCGGACTGCGGCGCGGACGGCCCGTCGACACCTCCGTACTGCTGCTGACCCTGGTGGTCATCTCCGTCCCCACCTTCGTGACCGGCCTGCTGCTGCAACTGCTGCTCGGAGTCGAGTGGGGCTGGATCAAGCCCTCGGTCTCCTCCGATGCCCTGCTCGGCGAGCTGATCGTCCCCGGCCTGGTGCTCGCATCCGTCTCCCTCGCGTATGTCACCCGGCTCACCCGTACCTCCATCGCCGAGAACCGGCGCGCCGACTACGTCCGCACCGCCATCGCCAAGGGCCTCCCGCGCCGTAGGGTGATCGGCCGTCATCTGCTGCGCAACTCGCTGATCCCGGTCGTCACCTTCATCGGCGCGGACATCGGGGCCCTGATGGGCGGGGCCATCGTCACCGAGCGCATCTTCAACATCCACGGCGTCGGCTACCAGCTCTACCAGGGCATCCTGCGCCAGAACATCCAGACCGTCGTCGGCTTCGTCACGGTGCTGGTGCTGGTGTTCCTGCTGGTGAACCTGCTGGTCGACCTGCTCTATGCCGTACTCGACCCGAGGATCCGCTATGCCTGA
- a CDS encoding ABC transporter permease → MPESQPYDNGGAIAPTGASGAMDLATSEGVTLEARPRGGPQGGPDAPLGGHIGRPRSLRSDAWSDLRRNPVFVSSALVILFLVVISLWPSLIASGNPLDCDLAKAQQGSQPGHPFGFDGQGCDVYTRVVYGARTSVAVGVCATLGVALLGSVLGGLAGYFGGLADSLLSRLTDVFFAIPVVLGGLVLLSVVTSNTIWPVIGFMVLLGWPQITRIARGSVISVRQNDYVQAARALGASPRRLLVRHIAPNAVAPVIVVATIALGTYVALEATLSYLGVGLRPPTVSWGIEISAASPYIRNAPHMLLWPAGALAITVLAFIMLGDAVRDALDPRLR, encoded by the coding sequence ATGCCTGAGTCCCAGCCGTACGACAACGGAGGAGCCATCGCCCCCACCGGCGCCAGCGGTGCCATGGACCTCGCCACAAGCGAGGGCGTGACCCTGGAGGCACGCCCCCGGGGTGGCCCGCAGGGCGGACCGGACGCGCCACTCGGCGGGCACATCGGCCGTCCCCGGAGCCTGCGGTCCGACGCCTGGAGCGATCTCCGCCGCAATCCCGTCTTCGTCAGCTCCGCCCTGGTCATCCTGTTCCTGGTGGTCATCTCCCTCTGGCCCTCGCTGATCGCCTCCGGAAACCCACTGGACTGCGACCTCGCCAAGGCCCAGCAGGGCTCCCAGCCGGGGCACCCCTTCGGCTTCGACGGCCAAGGCTGCGATGTCTACACCCGGGTCGTCTACGGTGCCCGCACATCGGTGGCCGTCGGCGTCTGTGCCACGCTGGGCGTCGCCCTGCTGGGGTCCGTACTCGGCGGGCTCGCCGGATACTTCGGCGGTCTCGCCGACTCCCTGCTCTCCCGGCTCACCGACGTCTTCTTCGCCATCCCCGTCGTCCTGGGCGGACTGGTGCTGCTCTCAGTCGTCACCAGTAACACCATCTGGCCGGTGATCGGCTTCATGGTGCTGCTCGGCTGGCCGCAGATCACCAGGATCGCCCGCGGCTCGGTGATCAGCGTCAGGCAGAACGACTACGTCCAGGCCGCCCGCGCGCTCGGCGCGTCCCCCAGGCGGCTGCTGGTCCGCCATATCGCGCCCAACGCGGTGGCCCCGGTCATCGTCGTGGCCACCATCGCCCTCGGAACGTATGTCGCGCTGGAGGCGACGCTCTCCTACCTCGGCGTCGGCTTGCGCCCGCCCACCGTTTCCTGGGGCATCGAGATCTCCGCCGCGTCCCCGTACATCCGCAACGCCCCGCACATGCTGCTATGGCCGGCCGGAGCGCTCGCGATCACCGTGCTGGCGTTCATCATGCTCGGCGACGCGGTACGGGACGCGCTCGACCCCCGACTGCGCTGA
- a CDS encoding ABC transporter ATP-binding protein, whose protein sequence is MLLEVRDLHVEFRTRDGVAKAVDGVSYAVDAGETLAVLGESGSGKSVTAQAVMGILDGPPGRITAGEVLFQGRDLLKLREDERRAVRGARMAMIFQDALSALNPVLTVGEQLGEMFTVHRGMSRKAAKAKAVELMDKVRIPAAAARVGDYPHQFSGGMRQRIMIAMALALEPDLIIADEPTTALDVTVQAQVMDLLAELQREYNMGLILITHDLGVVADVADKIAVMYAGRIVETAPVHELYKAPAHPYTRGLLDSIPRLDQKGRELYAIKGLPPNLLRVPTGCAFNPRCPKARDVCLTDEPELFAVDRPGRSSACFFWRECLHG, encoded by the coding sequence ATGCTGCTCGAAGTACGCGACCTGCACGTGGAGTTCCGTACCAGGGACGGAGTCGCCAAGGCCGTCGACGGCGTCAGCTACGCCGTCGACGCGGGCGAGACCCTGGCCGTGCTGGGTGAGTCCGGCTCAGGGAAGTCCGTCACGGCCCAGGCCGTCATGGGCATCCTCGACGGCCCGCCGGGCCGGATCACCGCCGGTGAGGTGCTGTTCCAGGGCCGGGACCTGCTGAAGCTCCGTGAGGACGAGCGGCGCGCCGTCCGGGGTGCCCGGATGGCGATGATCTTCCAGGACGCGCTCTCCGCCCTCAACCCCGTGCTGACCGTCGGTGAACAACTGGGGGAGATGTTCACCGTGCACCGAGGCATGTCCAGGAAAGCGGCCAAGGCCAAGGCCGTCGAGCTGATGGACAAGGTCAGGATCCCGGCAGCCGCCGCGCGTGTCGGCGACTACCCGCACCAGTTCTCGGGCGGTATGCGTCAGCGGATCATGATCGCCATGGCGCTGGCGCTCGAGCCGGACCTGATCATCGCGGACGAGCCGACCACCGCGCTCGACGTGACCGTGCAGGCCCAGGTGATGGACCTGCTCGCGGAGCTCCAGCGCGAGTACAACATGGGTCTGATCCTGATCACCCACGACCTCGGTGTCGTCGCCGATGTCGCGGACAAGATCGCGGTGATGTACGCGGGCCGGATCGTGGAGACCGCGCCCGTGCACGAGCTCTACAAGGCGCCCGCCCACCCGTACACCCGTGGCCTCCTCGACTCCATCCCGCGCCTGGACCAGAAGGGCCGGGAGCTGTACGCGATCAAGGGTCTGCCACCCAACCTGCTCCGCGTCCCGACCGGCTGCGCCTTCAACCCGCGCTGCCCGAAGGCCAGGGACGTGTGCCTGACGGACGAGCCGGAGCTGTTCGCCGTGGACCGGCCGGGCAGGTCGAGTGCCTGCTTCTTCTGGAGGGAGTGCCTCCATGGCTGA
- a CDS encoding dipeptide ABC transporter ATP-binding protein produces the protein MAEPIIEVRGLYKHYPLTRGALFRKHVGEVKAVDGVDADLFPGETLGIVGESGCGKSTLARLLVHLERPTSGQIRYKGEDITRLSGRALKAVRRQIQMVFQDPYSSLNPRMTVGDIIGEPYEIHPEAAPKGDRRRRVQELLDVVGLNPEYLNRYPHQFSGGQRQRIGIARGLALRPEVIVADEPVSALDVSVQAQIVNLLEKLQDEFDLSYVFIAHDLSIVRHISDRVGVMYLGRIVELGRDEEIYEHPTHPYTQALLSAVPVPDPEARERRGRIILSGDVPSPANVPSGCRFRTRCWKARERCALEVPELAVPEEFRRAEGPASHESACHFAAEPQPVAGPGEPGTARPETG, from the coding sequence ATGGCTGAGCCGATCATCGAGGTGCGCGGTCTGTACAAGCACTATCCGCTCACCCGGGGCGCGCTCTTTCGCAAGCACGTGGGCGAGGTGAAGGCCGTCGACGGGGTCGACGCCGACCTGTTCCCGGGCGAGACCCTCGGAATCGTCGGTGAGTCGGGCTGCGGCAAGTCCACCCTCGCCCGACTGCTGGTCCATCTGGAGCGGCCGACCAGCGGGCAGATCCGCTACAAGGGCGAGGACATCACCAGGTTGTCGGGACGGGCGCTCAAGGCCGTGCGCCGCCAGATCCAGATGGTGTTCCAGGACCCGTACAGCTCGCTCAACCCCCGGATGACGGTCGGCGACATCATCGGCGAGCCGTACGAGATCCACCCGGAGGCAGCGCCCAAGGGCGACCGGCGCCGCCGGGTCCAGGAGCTGCTGGACGTCGTGGGGCTCAACCCGGAGTACCTGAACCGCTATCCGCACCAGTTCTCGGGCGGTCAGCGCCAGCGCATCGGCATCGCCCGCGGGCTTGCGCTGCGGCCCGAGGTCATCGTGGCGGACGAACCCGTGTCGGCGCTCGACGTGTCCGTGCAGGCCCAGATCGTCAATCTGCTGGAGAAACTTCAGGACGAGTTCGACCTGTCCTATGTCTTCATCGCCCACGACCTGTCGATCGTGCGGCACATCTCGGACCGGGTGGGCGTGATGTACCTGGGGCGGATCGTGGAACTCGGCCGCGACGAGGAGATCTACGAGCACCCGACGCACCCCTACACCCAGGCGCTGCTGTCCGCCGTCCCGGTACCGGACCCCGAGGCGCGTGAGCGGCGCGGGCGGATCATCCTTTCAGGTGATGTTCCCTCCCCGGCGAACGTCCCCTCCGGCTGCCGATTCCGCACCCGCTGCTGGAAGGCACGCGAGCGGTGCGCCCTGGAGGTGCCCGAGTTGGCGGTGCCCGAGGAGTTCCGGCGCGCCGAAGGGCCCGCGAGTCATGAATCGGCCTGCCACTTCGCTGCCGAACCGCAACCGGTGGCGGGGCCGGGCGAGCCCGGCACCGCTCGGCCTGAAACCGGCTAG
- a CDS encoding GNAT family N-acetyltransferase, which translates to MTTEPADRTSVHEQAVDGFGTLSIRPLDPEHDADLIHSWVTEERARFWGMTERTRDEVRDIYRHMDTLTTHHAWLVESDGTPLMLFQSYDPEADRVSECYDVRPGDIGLHILVGPTHGSPRPGYTNALLSVVTGYLLREPRNQRVVAEPDLRNAKAVKRLERVGFTLGPEILLPEVDLPEVFIPQKAARLAFLDRAALEAFI; encoded by the coding sequence ATGACCACCGAGCCGGCCGACCGCACCAGCGTCCACGAGCAGGCCGTAGACGGCTTTGGGACACTGAGCATCCGCCCCCTGGACCCGGAACACGACGCCGATCTCATCCACTCCTGGGTCACCGAGGAACGGGCCCGCTTCTGGGGCATGACCGAACGGACCCGCGACGAGGTCCGGGACATCTACCGGCACATGGACACGCTCACCACCCATCACGCCTGGCTGGTGGAGAGCGACGGCACACCCCTGATGCTGTTCCAGAGCTACGACCCCGAAGCCGACCGGGTCAGCGAGTGCTACGACGTCCGGCCCGGTGACATCGGCCTGCACATCCTGGTCGGCCCGACCCATGGCTCTCCGCGTCCCGGATACACCAACGCTCTGCTGTCCGTCGTCACCGGCTACCTCCTGCGGGAGCCGCGCAACCAGCGGGTCGTGGCCGAGCCTGATCTGCGCAACGCCAAGGCCGTCAAGCGGCTGGAGCGCGTCGGCTTCACGCTGGGCCCCGAGATACTCCTGCCCGAGGTGGACCTCCCTGAGGTGTTCATCCCGCAGAAGGCAGCCCGGCTGGCCTTCCTCGACCGGGCCGCCCTCGAAGCCTTCATCTAG
- a CDS encoding penicillin acylase family protein, which yields MRTEVFRDAWGIPHLRAGSVNELAYAQGHNAAVDRAWQLEIERHRAQGTSAAILGSDALAWDTFARQARLADTARRCYEALGGEPRAWVAAYVDGVNAGLRQGAAAAPEFAEAGITPGTWEAWTPLSLWLSTHVLFAGFPTKLWRDEVARRLGDEATELFAVDGPGTAGSNGWLVSAGRTGTGAPLIAGDPHRFIEDPGIYQQVHLVCPDYDVTGLAFPGVPGVAHFAHTGGVAWAITNAMADYQDLYRERLRRTADGVEALGPDGWHPASRHTETIEVAGGDPVRVEVIETARGPVIIGAGPQGDETVEAISLRYVPRVTGELGFTAIAELLKARTVADVDRAFERWVEPVNVVLAADTSGGLLHRTAGRVPLRHKDNRLRVVPAWEHGHEWQGMHDPMPRADVADFAVMANERALAGPLGVEFAPRHRADRITELLRASDRWSAAEMASVHMDTRLASARPLLDLIDGLDGLGPAAGVLRERLRAWDLRMDAESTDAAAYAEVRHAVVRRFAGHPALASLSEPLPYPAVFQPWLNLLVKVGYALEVLLTTELLPGIDRAELVRAALEEVAADPTRTQATWGERHQIAPWQALPLSDEQWPGTAGDHDCVLATSSVPGLTDRAARGPAARYVWDLRRREDSRWVVPLGARGVPGDPHHRDQLPLWLRGELVPVVTDFAQLSPDSADGTAV from the coding sequence GTGAGGACCGAGGTCTTCCGTGACGCGTGGGGCATCCCGCATCTGCGCGCCGGCAGCGTGAACGAACTCGCGTACGCCCAGGGGCACAACGCCGCCGTCGACCGCGCCTGGCAGTTGGAGATCGAGCGGCACCGTGCCCAGGGCACATCAGCCGCCATCCTGGGCAGCGATGCCCTCGCCTGGGACACCTTCGCCCGGCAGGCACGGCTCGCGGACACCGCGCGGCGCTGCTACGAGGCACTGGGCGGGGAGCCCCGCGCCTGGGTGGCGGCATACGTGGACGGGGTGAACGCGGGGCTCCGGCAGGGCGCGGCGGCCGCGCCCGAGTTCGCCGAAGCCGGCATCACGCCCGGGACGTGGGAGGCGTGGACCCCGCTGTCGCTCTGGCTTTCCACCCATGTCCTCTTCGCAGGATTCCCGACCAAGCTGTGGCGCGACGAGGTCGCACGACGACTCGGGGACGAGGCGACCGAGCTGTTCGCCGTAGACGGTCCGGGCACAGCCGGATCGAACGGCTGGCTCGTCTCGGCCGGACGCACCGGCACCGGCGCCCCTCTGATCGCGGGCGACCCGCACCGCTTCATCGAGGACCCCGGCATCTACCAGCAGGTGCATCTGGTCTGCCCCGATTACGACGTGACCGGGCTCGCCTTCCCCGGCGTCCCTGGCGTCGCCCACTTCGCCCACACCGGCGGCGTCGCCTGGGCGATCACCAATGCCATGGCCGACTACCAGGACCTGTACCGGGAGCGGCTGCGACGCACCGCCGACGGCGTCGAGGCGCTCGGTCCGGACGGCTGGCACCCGGCCTCGCGGCACACCGAGACGATAGAGGTCGCCGGAGGGGATCCGGTGCGGGTCGAGGTGATCGAGACGGCCCGAGGCCCGGTGATCATCGGTGCGGGCCCGCAGGGCGACGAGACCGTGGAGGCGATCAGCCTGCGGTACGTCCCCCGGGTCACCGGGGAGCTGGGCTTCACAGCGATCGCCGAGCTGCTGAAGGCACGTACGGTCGCCGATGTCGACCGGGCGTTCGAGCGCTGGGTCGAACCGGTGAACGTGGTTCTCGCCGCCGACACCTCGGGCGGGCTGCTGCACCGCACCGCGGGCCGGGTGCCGCTGCGGCACAAGGACAACCGGCTGCGGGTGGTACCGGCGTGGGAGCACGGGCACGAATGGCAGGGCATGCACGACCCGATGCCGCGCGCCGATGTGGCCGACTTCGCGGTGATGGCCAACGAACGTGCGCTGGCCGGGCCGCTCGGAGTGGAGTTCGCTCCCCGGCACCGCGCGGACCGGATCACCGAACTGCTGCGCGCATCGGACCGGTGGAGCGCCGCGGAGATGGCGTCGGTGCACATGGACACCCGTCTCGCGTCCGCCCGCCCGCTGCTGGACCTGATCGACGGGCTCGACGGGCTCGGTCCGGCGGCGGGCGTACTGCGCGAGCGGCTGCGGGCCTGGGACCTGCGCATGGACGCCGAGAGCACGGACGCCGCGGCGTACGCCGAGGTGCGGCACGCGGTCGTCCGTAGGTTCGCCGGGCACCCGGCGCTGGCCTCCCTCAGCGAACCCCTGCCGTACCCGGCGGTCTTCCAGCCCTGGCTCAACCTCCTGGTCAAGGTCGGCTATGCGCTCGAAGTGCTGCTCACCACCGAGTTGCTGCCCGGCATCGACCGGGCGGAGCTGGTCCGCGCGGCCCTCGAGGAGGTGGCCGCGGACCCGACACGCACCCAGGCCACCTGGGGCGAGCGGCACCAGATCGCGCCCTGGCAGGCACTCCCGCTGAGCGACGAGCAGTGGCCGGGGACGGCCGGTGACCACGACTGCGTCCTGGCCACCTCCAGCGTCCCCGGACTCACGGATCGCGCCGCACGCGGTCCGGCCGCACGCTACGTCTGGGACCTGCGGCGCCGTGAGGACAGCCGCTGGGTCGTCCCGCTGGGCGCCCGGGGCGTCCCGGGCGATCCCCACCACCGCGACCAGCTGCCGCTGTGGCTGCGCGGCGAACTCGTTCCCGTCGTCACCGACTTCGCACAGCTCAGTCCCGATTCGGCCGACGGGACCGCCGTCTGA
- a CDS encoding siderophore-interacting protein yields the protein MGHGWEGVVLKLMRGKDFTFTVTGAEQVTERYRRVHLSDGGMLRATGVHPTMWVRLWFENEGKPHQRAYTLVDPAPDAGTFSLEFALHDGRASDWAREAQPGDTIDATVQGTGFTAPDPLPPRMFVIGDPASLPAVNSLLDAMPDTPATIWFETPHPSDADLPIRIDAARHDLRTVPRRDAGAHLVDEVRAALPGLLGDDPAKAFVWVACDAATTRGLASYLRRELGVPKDRVNALGYWRTV from the coding sequence GTGGGGCATGGCTGGGAGGGCGTCGTCCTCAAACTGATGCGGGGCAAGGACTTCACGTTCACGGTGACCGGTGCCGAGCAGGTCACCGAGCGGTACCGCAGGGTGCATCTGAGCGACGGCGGCATGCTGCGGGCGACCGGGGTGCACCCCACGATGTGGGTGCGGCTCTGGTTCGAGAACGAGGGCAAGCCGCACCAGCGCGCCTACACGCTTGTCGACCCGGCCCCGGACGCGGGCACGTTCAGTCTGGAGTTCGCCCTGCACGACGGCCGGGCGAGCGACTGGGCCCGCGAGGCGCAGCCCGGCGACACCATCGACGCGACCGTCCAGGGCACCGGTTTCACCGCCCCCGACCCGCTGCCGCCACGGATGTTCGTGATCGGCGACCCCGCCTCGCTTCCGGCGGTCAACTCGCTCCTCGACGCAATGCCGGACACCCCCGCCACCATCTGGTTCGAGACCCCGCACCCGTCCGACGCCGACCTGCCGATACGGATCGACGCGGCGCGGCACGATCTGCGTACGGTGCCGCGCCGGGACGCCGGGGCGCACCTGGTGGACGAGGTGCGGGCCGCGCTGCCCGGGCTGCTCGGCGACGACCCGGCCAAGGCCTTCGTCTGGGTCGCCTGCGACGCCGCGACGACCCGGGGGCTCGCCTCGTACCTGCGCAGGGAGCTCGGTGTCCCCAAGGACCGGGTGAACGCGCTCGGCTACTGGCGCACCGTCTGA